The genomic segment CCGCATGGACGGGGTAGGCGTGCCCGGCGCTGTTGACCGGGCCGACACACCGGGCGACGACGATGTCGTAGTCCTGGGCGAGGCAGGCCCGGCCGATCCCGGCCACCCGCCGCGCCAGCTTCAGCAGCCGCAGCGGCAAGCTGCCGGAACGCGGCGCGCGGGTCCGCACATCGGCCCAGCGCAGCCGCGTGTCGAGGAAGGTCGTGCGCTCGGGGAAGGCGGCGGTCACGAGCGGCATCAGCCCGAATTCGAGGATCCGCGGAGGGCCCGGGAAGCCATCCGACGCCACGTGGCGGGCGCGGTCGATCAGCGTCTCCATGGCGACTCCCTGGCGGTTTCGGGGTCGGCATAGCGGCGCCCGCCCCGCGCCGGGACCGTGCCACCGGATCCGCTCGAATGGAGCGGCTTCCGCCTCATGACGCCGGCGCGATGTCCGAGCCGGCGCCCTCCGTCATCGCGACGGGATCGCGAGGGCTTCGCCTCGGACATCAGAAGTGGGCGTGGGGCTGAAGCTTCAGCCGGCTGCGGCCGAGATCGAGCTGCTTGCTGACGAGCCAGTCTGGATTGCGGGCGTTGAAGTAACCCTTCAGCGCGTAGCGCCAGAACAGCTCTTCAGCGCGGGAGGACGGCCCGTGCACCCCCTTCACCTGGGCGACTTCGCCCAGCGCCCGGGCCTTGTGGGCGAGGTTGGCGCTGTTGTTCTGCCCGGTGCGGCGGAAGCAGGCGACCGGCCTAGCGACGCGGGCATAGGGCTCCTGCGCCAGAGCACGGCAGAACATCTCGTAGTCGCCGCAATCCCTGAACGCGTAGTTGAACCCGCCGAGCTCGGCGTAGAAATCCCGCGCGATGTAGGTCGCCATGTGCATGACCGGGTTCCAGCCGAGGCACACGAGCATGCGCGGCGTCATCCAGTTGGGCGGGGCGGCCAACCCGCCCAGGCCCCGGCCGCGCCCGTCGATCCAGCGGATCCCGCCGACGACCCAGCGCCGATGGCTGCCCTTGTAGGCCTCGACCACGGCCTCCAGGCCGCCTTCGAGCAGCACGTCGTCGGCGCCCAGGAAGCCGAGCAGCTCGCCCGATGCGGCGAAGGAGCCCTTGTTGATCGCGTCGAAGATGCCGCGATCCTTGCCCTGGAGCACGGTGGCGCCGAGGCTTTGCGCCAATTCGACGGTACCATCGGTGCTGCCCGCATCGACGATCACATGCTCGACCTCGATGCCGTTGCGGGCGCTGGCCCGCGAGGATTCAATACATTCGCGTAAGTATTCGACGCCGTTCAGCGTCGGGGTGACCACGGACACCTTCATGGCCGGCTTCCTCGTCTTTCGGCTTGCGATCGCGTGCGGGACCACGCGCGTTCGGGCAGGGGCGGCGCCGGGCCCTCACGGCGCCGCACGATCGTCAGGCCACAGCCGCGAGCGCGCTGGAGAAGCTGTCACGGCCGGCGACGAGGGGGAAGGGCGCTACGAGGCCGCCGAACCGCTCGGCGGGGGCGCAGCCATTGGTGACGATGCCCTTGTTCATCGCCCAGACCGCCGCCTGCGTCCGATTCTTCACTCGGACCTTGCGCAGGATCGCCTTGACGTGAACCTTGACGGTCGCCTCCGCGATATCGAGGTTGCGGGCGATGACCTTGTTGGACTCCCCCAAGGCCAACCCTTCGAGGATGTTGACCTCGCGGCTCGACAGGCTGGAGAGCGAGGTGCCGTCCGCCCGCTGCAGCCCGGTCAGGGCGGCGACCGGACCGGGTGCGCGCACCGGATCGAAGGCCAGGCACAAACGCCCGAGGAAGCTCACCGGCAGCACCGCGCAATCGGCGATCACCACCTCGAGGGTCTTGAGCAGGTCGGCCGGAGAGACGTCCTCGGTCAGATAGGCCGAAGCGCCGAGTTGAAGGCTGCGCAGCATCAGCCCTTCGGTATCGCGCAGCGCGAGCGCCACGATCTTGACCTCGGGCAGCGCCTCGGCGACCTGCCCGACGATCCCCGCGGCCTCCTCATCGATGACGACGAGCGCCAAATGCGCCGCCTTGAGGTCGGACAGGTGAAGCGCCGGGCTGGCCGCGACCTGCCGCACCATGAAGCGGGTGCCGGAAAGAAGCGCGATCAGGCTTTCCCGGACCATGCGGTTGTCACTGACGATGAGCGTATCGATGTGTTCCATCGGAGCTACTCCCCTGATCTCCTGAAAACCTCCCGCGCCGGATCACCCTGACCGCCAGATTCTGTTCAGGCCGTTCAAACGCACATATTGTGCGTCGCAGAATGGTTAGGCACAAATTAACTAGACCGAATGGGAGGTGTCCTGTCATGTCAGAAAAAACTTGGACATCTCAACAAGGCGTATCCAGTTCGTAC from the Methylorubrum extorquens genome contains:
- a CDS encoding putative glycosyl transferase (Evidence 3 : Putative function from multiple computational evidences; PubMedId : 10482500; Product type e : enzyme); the protein is MKVSVVTPTLNGVEYLRECIESSRASARNGIEVEHVIVDAGSTDGTVELAQSLGATVLQGKDRGIFDAINKGSFAASGELLGFLGADDVLLEGGLEAVVEAYKGSHRRWVVGGIRWIDGRGRGLGGLAAPPNWMTPRMLVCLGWNPVMHMATYIARDFYAELGGFNYAFRDCGDYEMFCRALAQEPYARVARPVACFRRTGQNNSANLAHKARALGEVAQVKGVHGPSSRAEELFWRYALKGYFNARNPDWLVSKQLDLGRSRLKLQPHAHF
- a CDS encoding putative two-component transcriptional regulator, LuxR family (Evidence 3 : Putative function from multiple computational evidences; Product type r : regulator) — translated: MEHIDTLIVSDNRMVRESLIALLSGTRFMVRQVAASPALHLSDLKAAHLALVVIDEEAAGIVGQVAEALPEVKIVALALRDTEGLMLRSLQLGASAYLTEDVSPADLLKTLEVVIADCAVLPVSFLGRLCLAFDPVRAPGPVAALTGLQRADGTSLSSLSSREVNILEGLALGESNKVIARNLDIAEATVKVHVKAILRKVRVKNRTQAAVWAMNKGIVTNGCAPAERFGGLVAPFPLVAGRDSFSSALAAVA